Proteins encoded together in one Halogranum gelatinilyticum window:
- a CDS encoding CopG family transcriptional regulator — MAKDTVRYPDQVVEEIESLVADGTFESKSEFYRFSAEYMLELVSPDYNEKTFSYEELKGELDLEFPSEVDDSYEFDDDFLEAVVEIRKYGLRGEFDAGYEYVDDEVDAGSRAALVLEELLAMYRTPQVE; from the coding sequence ATGGCGAAAGATACCGTCCGCTACCCGGATCAGGTGGTCGAGGAGATCGAATCACTGGTGGCGGATGGGACGTTCGAGAGCAAATCCGAGTTCTACCGGTTCTCTGCGGAGTATATGCTCGAGCTCGTCTCGCCCGACTACAACGAGAAGACGTTTAGCTACGAAGAGTTGAAAGGAGAACTCGACCTGGAGTTCCCGTCAGAAGTCGACGACAGCTACGAGTTCGACGACGACTTCCTCGAAGCGGTCGTCGAAATCCGAAAATACGGGCTGCGGGGCGAGTTCGACGCAGGATACGAATACGTCGACGACGAGGTCGATGCCGGAAGTAGGGCTGCACTCGTACTCGAAGAGCTGTTGGCGATGTATCGGACGCCACAGGTCGAGTAG